In the genome of Segnochrobactrum spirostomi, the window AATGGACCGGTCCGCTCGTAGATCCAACGATATTGTGTCGTCATCTGCCCGGTGCGCTTGTGGCGCCAGCCGGCGAAGCCGACGATGAGATAGATCACGAAGGTCACGATCCAGTAGTGGATCGACAAGAGCGTGCCCTGAAACAGCGCGAACTGCAGGAAGCGGATGCCGCAGGCGAGCAGCGCCATGTAGACCACGAGATGGGGGAGCGGCGACCAGCCCCGGGCGATCGCGCGGCCGGTCATCCAGGCTCCGCCGCCACCCAGCAGCACGGTGAGCACGAGGAAGGCACCGAAGGAAGTTTCCCACAAAAGTCCCATCATTGCCTCCTCAATGCCGCCCGCCTTCGAGATAGGCGGCGCGCACCTCCTCGCGGGCGAGCAGTTCCTTGCCGGTGCCCGACATCGTGATGACGCCGTTCACCATCACGTAGCCGCGGTGCGCGAGCTTCAACGCATGATAGGCATTCTGCTCGACCAGGAAGACGGTGAGGCCCTCGGTCTCGTTCAGAATGCGGATCGCGTCGAAGATCTGTTTGACGATGAGCGGCGCGAGGCCCAGCGAGGGCTCGTCCAGGAGGAGGAGCTTCGGCCGGCTCATGAGTGCGCGGCCGATCGCCAGCATCTGCTGCTCGCCGCCCGAGAGCGTGCCGCCGCGCTGGTGGACCCGCTCCTTGAGGCGCGGGAACAGCGTGAAGATGCGCTCGAGGTCGTGCTCGAAATCGGCCGGATCACCGAGCGAGGCCCCCATCTGGAGGTTCTCGTAGACCGTCATGCGCGGGAAGACGCGGCGGCCTTCCGGTGATTGGGCGATCTTGAGCCGGGCGATCTCGTGGGTGGGCAGGCCGACGATCTCCTGGCCCTCAAACTGGATCGAGCCTTCACGGGCACGCGGGCTGCCGAACACCGTCATCATCAGGGTCGACTTGCCGGCGCCGTTGGCACCGATCAACGTAACGATCTCACCGCGATGCACATCGAGGTCGACGCCCTTGAGGGCGATGATCTTGCCGTAGAAGGTCTTGACCCCGCGAACGGCGAGCATCGGCTCGCCTGCCGGGGACGCCGCGAGCGCCGCGCTCATGCTCCGACCTCCACCTCGACCTGTTCGACCTCTTCGTCCTCGACGCCGAGATAAGCCGCGATCACCTTCGGATCGTTGCGCACCTCGGTGGGCGTGCCGTCCGAGATCTTGCGGCCGTAGTCGAGCACGACGACGTGGTCGGAGATTTCCATGACGACGCTCATATCGTGCTCGATGAGAAGCACGGAGACGCCCTCATCCCGCCGCAGGAACAAGAGGAGCTCGTTGAGCTCCGCCGATTCACGCGGGTTGAGGCCTGCTGCCGGCTCGTCGAGGCAGAGGAGCTGCGGCCCGGTGCACATCGCGCGGGCGATCTCGAGCCGACGCTGGGCACCATAGGGCAGATCGGCCGCCGGATCGTCGGCGCGGGCGAACAGGCCGACGCGATCGAGCCAATATTTGGCCTTCTCCAGCGCGTCCCGCTCCGCGTGGCGGAAGCGGCCGAGCCCCAGGATACCGGCGATCGAGAACAGCGACGCCTTCATGAGCGCCCGGTGCTGGGCGACCATCAGGTTTTCGAGCAGCGTCATGCCGCCGAACAGGCGGATGTTCTGGAAGGTGCGCGCCACGTGGGCGGTGCCGGAGATGGCGTGATCCGGCATCCGCTCCAGAAGGAAGGTCTCGCCGTCCTGGTGGCGGACGGTGAGCCGCCCCTCGGTCGGCTTGTAGAAGCCGGTGATGCAGTTGAAGACCGTCGTCTTGCCGGCGCCGTTCGGGCCGATCAGGGCGGTGATGTCGCCCCGGCCGACGGCGAAGGAGAGGTCGCCGACGGCGGTCAGGCCGCCGAACCGCATGGTGAGGTGCTCGACGGTGAGCACCGGATCATGTTCCCAGCGCATCAGCCGTGCCCCTCCCCGACGAGCGACGCATCGATCACCTTGGCCTTGCCGAGCGCGATGGTCGGTTTGCGGACCGACACCATGCCGCGCGGCCGCCAGATCATGATGAGCACCATCGCGAACCCGAACACCAGCATGCGGTATTCGTCGAGCCCGCGGAACGCCTCGAAGCCGCCGATCATGATGACGGAGGCGATGACGACGCCGATCTGGCTGCCGAGACCGCCGAGCACGACGATCGCGAGGATCGTCGCCGATTCCATGAAGGTGAAGGACTCGGGTGAGATGAAGCCCTGGCGGGTGGCGAAGAACGAGCCGGCGAAGCCCGCGAACATGGCGCCCGTGGCAAACGCCGAGAGCTTCGTCAGCGTCGTGTTGATGCCGAGCGAACGGCAGGCAATCTCGTCCTCACGCAGCGCCTCCCAGGCGCGTCCGACCGGCAATCGTCGCAATCGGACGGTCACGAAGGCCGTCAGGAGCGCAAGCGCCAGGATCAAATAATAGAGGAAGACAATGCGGTGGATGGGCGAGAAGGTGAGCCCGAACGTCGCCGCAAAGCCGCCCGGACCGCGGTCGAACGGAATGCCGAAGAAGCTCGGGCGCGGGATGTTCGAGATGCCGTTCGGACCGCCGGTGAAGTCGATCCAATTGAGCAGCACGACGCGGATGATTTCGCCGAAGGCGAGCGTCACGATGGCGAGATAGTCTCCGCGCAGGCGCAGCACGGGGAAGCCGAGCGTCACGCCCCACAAAGCGGCGAGGATGCCGGCGACCGGCAGGCAGAGCCAGAACGACCAGCCGAAATATTGCGCAAGCAGGGCGTAGGAATAGGCACCCACCGCGTAGAAGGCGACGTAGCCGAGATCGAGGAGCCCCGCGAGACCGACCACGATGTTGAGGCCCCAGCCGAGCATCACGTAAGTCAACACGAGGATCGAGGTGTCGATCACGTAGCGGCTCTTCTCGGGCACGAACGTCATCATGAGGAACGGCAGGAGCACGGCGATCGCGAGCAGCGCCGGGCCGACGAAGCGGCCGACGACCAGCATCTTCGCCTGGCTCGGCGCGAGCCCCGAGAACAGACCCGTCACCGGCCGGTCGGTCTTGAAGACGAAGAGGTTGAGGAGGAGCCGGCCGACGAAGACGATCGCAACCGCGATGCCGACCGCGCCCCAGCGCTGCTGCAAGAGAAGGCCACCGGTGGTGGTGACGGTCTTGAGCCCCAGCAGCGGGCCGGACAAAGCGAGCGCCAACAAGGCGGCCACGACGGCGTCTTTCAGAGAGGCGCCGAAGCGGTTCTTCACATTCGATGCCATCTGATCAGACCTTCTCGACCTCGGGGCGGCCGAGCAGGCCGGACGGCATGAAGATGAGCACGATGGCAAGGATCGAGAACGCCGCCACGTCCTTGTATTCCAGGGAGAAATAGCCGGACCAGAAGGTCTCGATGAGACCGATCAGCAGCCCGCCCAGCATGGCGCCCGGCAGCGAGCCGATGCCGCCCAGCACCGCGGCCGTGAACGCCTTCACGCCGGCGACGAAGCCGATATAGAAGTCGATCACACCGTAATAGAGCAGGTACATCAGCCCGGCGACGGCGGCGAGCGAGGCGCCCATCACGAAGGTCAGCGAGATGGTGCGGTCGACGTTGACGCCGAGCAGCGCCGCCATCTTGCTGTCCTGCTCGCAGGCACGCTGCGAGCGGCCGAGCGAGGTGCGCGTGATGATGAACGTGAAGGCGCTCATCAGCACGACCGTCATCACCATGATGAGGATCTGGATGTTCGAGAGCTGCACCGAGGATTGCCCATCGGAGAGCAGCGTGTAGCCACCGGTGATGATCGGCTGGAGCGGTTTCACCCGGGCGTCCTGGGCGACCTGCACGAAGTTCTGCAGGATGATCGACATGCCGATGGCCGTGATGAGCGGGGCGAGGCGGAAGGAGCCGCGCAGCGGGCGGTAGGCGATACGCTCCACCGTCCAACCCCAGATCGCCGTGAGCGCCATCGCGATCAGAAGCACCAGCACGAGCGCGAGGATGATGACACCAAGACCGCTCGCCGCCGTCAGCCCCAGACCGACGATCACGATGAGGCTGATGAAAGACCCCACCATGAAGATGTCGCCATGGGCGAAATTGATCATTCCGATGATGCCGTAAACCATCGTGTATCCGATGGCGATCAGGCCGTAGATAGACCCGAGAGTCAGCCCATTGATGAGCTGCTGGAGAAAATAATCCATAGAACCCACTATCCCACGGAAGCTTTTTTGGAAACGTCCGGATTAGCGGGTATCCCCGTCCGGCATCCCCATTTGGTTGAGGTGTAGCAACTTGCGAGCCAGCCGACAATCACCGCCGGCTGCGTCTTTGGGCTGACGGGCAGGAGGCTGTGGACCGCGGGTGGGAGAGCGGGCGTTCAACTCAAGGAAGCCGCAGCGCGCGCCATGCACGAACGATGGGCGAACCCGACCTTCCCCCGTGCGTTGTGCAGAGACCGGCGACGCGCGATGTCCCGGCAAGCGGAGGCGAAAATGGACGCGGATGACAAGGGAAGACGCAGCGCGGATCGGGACGAGGAGGCCGGCGGAACCGGGCTCGGCACCGTGATCGTCGGGCGGGGCGGGATCGGCAAGGACGCGCGCGGCGCGATCAGGGTCGAGCAGGCGATCCTACAGGCCGAGCGGATCGAGGCAATGCTGCTCGACAGCGCGTGGCAGGACCCGCGGACCTTCGACGTCTCGAAGATCGCCATCGCCCTCGACGGGCCGCCGGAGGGACCGGCAGGCTGGCATATCGACCGCATCGAGCGCGGCGGGACGGGCTACAGCCCCGGCGATTTCGACGGCGGGCAAACGCCGCCGCACGACCGCTCGTCGGCCTCGGACGGAGAGGTCAGGGCGTTGCTCGATGCGGTCGCGGTGGTGCTGCGCGAAAATTATAGGGCGGTGGCGTGAGCGGCGGTGGCGCGCAACCCCGAGCCTAGTGCGCAGGAAAATCGAAATAATAGCGGCCGTTATAGTTGGCGAAGAAGCCGACGAGATCGTCGATGATCACGTTGGTGAACGTGCTGTTGTGATCGTTCCAGTCGGGCGCACCGAGCCAATAATCGCTCCACGCCGCCGGCGCATGTACCCTCGCGATGCCGTGTCCGTCGGCATCATGCCAGACGGGACCGGTGTCACCGAAGGAACAGGCCCAGTCGGTATCCGGATTCGTGCCTGGGACGATGACATGGTAGCAATAGGCAATATCATTGATTTGCTGCCAGATCGTTTGCGCGATGACTGCATCGGTCGCGTAAATATTGACGGTCGCAGCCGTATTGTCGTCCGCCAGCCATTGGACGAGTTGGCGCGTCACCGCATGCGCATTGTCGTCGAAATGGGTAAAGGCGCCCCGCTGCGACGTCCCGCACCAAAGCGATACGGGCCGGCACGGTCCGCCGGGTGTCGAGTAAAAGGCTACCGTCGCGTAATGCGCGTGGTCGACTAGTCCCCATGCGTTCTGCGGAATGTAATAATAGTGGGGCATGGGGCGCGTCCTTCTGGATAGGCTGCTCGGCCTGGGTTTCGGTCCATTCGACGCTAAGCGGCCTGCGCCGGGCCGTCGGTGACCTTCGTCACATATCGGGAGGGGCGACGATCCCCCGCTGATCCTCCCTCCCCATCGTGCTATCGTCGCCTCAGGCCGAATTGACCTGCTCGTGTGGACCCGTCTCGTCCGCGCATGGGCGCCCGGCGCCCGCCGGGTGATGTCGACGGTCGGGAAACGTCCATCCGTCCGCCGTCGGCTCCGTGCCGCTCGGCGGCTCAACCCAATCGAGGGTCAGATCCATGCAATATCGCCAGCTCGGCCGTTCGGGCCTGCGCGTCTCCGTGCTCTCCATGGGCACCATGACGTTCGGCGGCACAGGACCGTTCGAGAAGGTCGGCAACGTCGATCTCGCAACCGCCCGCCGCCAGATCGATCAATGCCTCGAAGCCGGCGTCAACCTGATCGACACCGCCAACATCTATTCCGCCGGCCGTTCCGAGGAGATCGTCGGTGAGGCCCTCGCCGGCCGCCGGGCCGACGTCCTGATCGCCACCAAGGCGCGGATGCGCACCGGCTCAGGGCCGAACCAGGGCGGCGCCTCGCGCCACCAGATCATTCTCGAATGCGAGAAGAGCCTGAAGCGGCTCAAGACCGACTATATCGACCTCTATTTCATCCACGAATGGGACGGCGAGACCCCGGTCGAAGAGACCATGGAGGCGCTCGACACGCTCGTGCGCGCCGGTAAGGTCCGCTATCTCGGCGCCTCGAACTATTCCGGCTGGCACCTGATGAAGGCCCTCGCCGCCGCCGACCGCGCCCATTGGCAGCGCTTCGTCTGCCAGCAGATCCATTACAGCCTGGAGGCGCGCGAGGCGGAGTACGAGCTCGTGCCGATCTCGCTCGATCAGGGCCTCGGCATCATGGTGTGGAGCCCGATCGCCGGCGGCCTTCTCTCCGGCAAATATCGCCGCGGCAAGCCGACGCCGGAAGGCACCCGCGTGCTGGCGAACTGGGGCGAGCCGCCGATCCGCGACGAAAACCGTCTCTACGACATCGTCGAGGAACTGGTGGCGATCGGCGAGGCCCACGGCGTCTCGGCGGCGCAGATCGCCCTCGCCTGGCTCCTCGGACGGCCGGCGGTGTCGTCGCTCGTGATCGGCGGACGGACCGAAGCGCAGTTCGCCGACAACCTCGCCGCCGCCGATGTCGTGCTCACGGACGAGGAGCGCAGCCGGCTCGACGCGGTGAGCCGGCTGCCGCTCCTCTATCCCTATTGGCACCAGGCCCGCACCGCCCACGACCGTCTCAGCGCCGCGGACCGCTCCCTCCTCGATCCTTATCTCTGAGGGCGCGAGCGGGAACGCCTTCGACCTCCCGCGGCCGGTGCCCCCGGCCGCGGGGGCTCATTGCAGCGGCGCCGGCCGATAGCCGACATAGCCGCCGGCGGCGTCGTAGAGCATGTCGAAGCCGTTGAGGAAGTGGCTACCGGTGTTGACGAAGTTCGGCCGATCGCCGCCGACGAGGACGATGCGCGCGGGCGCCATCGGGGAATCGTGCTCGCCGACATCGAAGCTGTAGCGCGCCGCCGGCTGGCCCGGCGGACCGGCCTCGATCGTGACCTTGGTCCCGGGGGCGAGGGTTTCGCCGCCGCGCCGCGACCGGGTCAGGCCGTCGCTCGCGGCCGGCGGCACCGTCATGAACATCTCCTTGAGCCCGGTATCGACCAGGATCGAGCCGCAGGCGGGCTGGCGGTCGGCGACAATGATGCAGCCCGGCGCACCGTGCCAATCGTCGTTCGCTGCATCACGCTCTAGCTTGACGAAGGAAAAGCCCTTGGCCCGTTCGGCGTCGAGGCCGACCCAGACGCCGGTGCGCGTCATCACGTAACCGGGATGCACATTGCCTTCGAGGTTGAGGAGGGCGTTGGTCTTCGGCTTGCTCTCGGGCTGATGATCGTGCTCGCGGCCGAAGCCGATGCCGAGCATGCCGATGCGCGACGGGCTGTCGTTCGGCTCGCACCGCCGGGCGTCCGGCATGCACTCGACGCGATCGACCGCGAGGACCGGGATCGCCTTGGTCTGGACCGACGTTCCGTCGGCTCCGAGGATCGTCACCGGGGTCACGACCCAGCGCCCGACCATGATCTGGCCGGAGCTCGAATAGGTGAGTTTCGCCGGGCCGAGGACTTGCAGATTGTCGATGCCAGGAATGTGGTTGGCCGAGAGGACGAGGCCGGTCGAGCCGCTGTCCATGACCACGCGGGTGCGTTTGCCCCCGATCACCACCGCGAGATGGGGCTCGCCCTTCAGCGGCTCGCCACCCTCCGGGCCGCGGAAATAGGGCAGGAAGACGGATGGTGCGCCCGCCTCGAAGGTCGGCTCCGCCGCGACAGCCGGCCCGACCACGGCGAAGCCGAGCAGCCCGGCAGAGACCCCGAGGGCCGCGAGGAAGGTGTTCAGCCCCCGGCCGATCTTATTCATTGCAACGACGCCCATTGCTCAATGCCCATGACGATCGCCCCCCTGTTGGCCGACGCGTGGTCGGCCAAGCGCGGCTCATCCCCCGATGCTCCGCACGCTACCGCCCGCGTACAATTCATCCTCCCACGGTGGCGATGCCGCAGAGGATCACTATATCAGGCTCGACCCATGACGAGGATGCGAAGGTCGCATCCCAACGAGATGAGGATGGATCGATGAGCTTTCGCAAGCGTTCTCGCGCAGTGCTCGTGCTGATGGCCCTCGGGCTCGGCACCAGCCTCCTCGCCGTGGACGTGGCGGACGCCCGCCGTGGCGGCAGCTTGGGTAGCCGGGGTGCGCGCACCTTCCAAGCCCCGGCTCCGACCGCGACGGCGCCGAAGACCACCCAGCCGATCCAGCGCTCGATGACCCAGCCGGGCAACCCGGCAACGGCGGCGCCGGTCGCTGGCGCCGCGCGCCCGGGCGGCTTCTTCGGCGGCTTCGGCGGGTCCATGCTCCGCGGCCTGATGCTCGGCGGCCTCATCGGCCTCCTCCTCGGCCAGGGCTTCGGCGGCATCGCCGGCCTGTTCGGCTTCCTCGTCCAGGCCGCCATCGTGGCGTTCGGCGTGATGTTGCTGATGCGCTTCCTGGCGAACCGCCGGGCGCCCGCTGCCGCGAGCGCCGGTCCCTCGGCCATGCGCAACGACATGTTCGGCGGGCTTGGTGGTGGTCTTGCTGGCGGGCTCGGCAATCCGTCGGCCAACCCCGGCCCCGCCGCATCCGTCCCCGGCGTCGGCGCCGGCAGTGGGCCGCGTCAGCCCAAGGACGAGCTCGGCCTCGGCGGGGCCGACTTCGACACCTTCGAGCGCCTGCTCGGCGAGGTGCAAGGCGCGTTCGGCCGCGAGGATTATGCCGCGCTGCGCGAGCGAACCACGCCGGAGGTCATGTCCTATCTCGCCGAGGAGCTCGGCGAGAATGCCACCCGCGGCGTCCGCAACGTCGTCAGCGACGTGAAGCTTCTCCAGGGCGACCTCTCCGAGGCCTGGCGCGAGCGCGATGCGGATTATGCGACGGTTGCGATGCGCTACGAGAGCCGCGACACGATGGTCGATCGGGCGACAGGCGCGCTCGTCTCCGGCGATCCCGACCGGCCGACCGAGACCACCGAGCTTTGGACTTTCACCCGCCGCCCCGGCGGGGCGTGGAAGCTCTCGGCTATCCAGGAAGCCTGACGAGCCCGAACGATTATTTTCCGGCGTGCTGGTGGGCGTGCTCGCGTTTCCGTGATAACCGTCGGCGAAACGCGAAGAGGATTTTGCCTGCCTTGCTGAAGCGCCTTGCCGGCACCGCCATCTCGATGTGGCTCAAGACCGTCCACGGAACGAGTTCGTTCAAGACCGAGCCCGTCGACCTCTACGCCGAAGTCCGCGACGTCTTCCCCCTCATCATCGCGATGTGGCACGGGGATGCGTTCATGGCGCCGTTCATGAAGCCGGCCGGCCGCGAGTTCAGCGTCATGGTCTCGCGCCACGGCGACGGCGATATCATCGCGACGACCCTGGAGGCGCTCGGGACGAAGACGATCCGCGGTGCGGGCGGCAAGCCGAAGGACATCCATCGCAAAGGCGGTGCACAGGCCCTGCGGCAGATGATCCAGACCCTCGAATCCGGCAGCAGCGTCGGCATGACGGCGGACGTCCCCAAGGTGGCGCGGCGTGCCGGCCCCGGCATCGTGGCGCTCGCGCGCCTCTCCGGGCGCCCGGTCGTGCCGGTCGCGGTCGCGACCTCCCGCATGATCCGACTGAACACCTGGGACAAGATGGCGATCTGTCTGCCCTTCTCGCGCGGCGCCTTCGTCGTCGGCTCGCCGATCTGGATCCCCCGCGAAGGCGGCGAGGCGGAGGAACACCGCCTCGCGGTCGAGATGGCGCTCAATAAGGTCCACGAACGCGCGGCGGAGATGGTCGTGGCCTGAGGCCGCCGCCGCACGGCATACGAAGTTTCGTGATCCGCCAGGCGGATTGTCTCGCGGCCCGGCATCGGGCAATGATCCGGCGCCTTCAGCAACCCCTCGCCGACCGGGTCCAAACATGTCCGCCGAGTTCGCCCGCCGCGCCGTCGTGCTCGGCCTCCTGACCGCCGTTGCGCCTTCGGCGATCGACATGTATCTGCCCGCCTTCGGCGCGATCGCGGCCCATTTCCAGACGACCGACGCCGAGGTTCAATTGAGCCTCGTCACCTTCTTCGCGGCGCTCGCGATCGGGCAGATCCTCTATGGGCCGGTGTCGGACGCGATCGGGCGCAAGAGGCCGATCCTGTTCGGCCTCGCCCTCTTCGTCGCGAGCTCGATCGGCTGCGCTTTCGCCCCGAACATCGAGACCCTGATCGCCCTGCGCTTCCTGCAGGGCCTCGGCGGCTGCGCCGGCACCGTCGTCACGGTCGCCGTTGTGCGCGATCTCTACAGCGGCGGCGAGGCGGCGCGGATGCTCTCGCTCACCCTGCTCGGCCTCAGCCTGTCGCCGATCCTCGCCCCGATCGCCGGCGGGGCCCTGATCGCCGTCGGCACCTGGCAGTGGATCTTCGGCGCCCTCGTCGCCATCGGCGTCCTGATGCTCGGCTTCGTGGCGCTGTTCCTGCAGGAAAGCCTGCCGCCGGCGCGGCGCAACAAGGTGAGCGTCGGCTCGAGCCTCCTCGCCTTCGCCCGGCTCCTGTCAAGCGGCTGGTTCATGACGGCGACGATGACGGCCGGCTTCACCCAGGCGGCGCTGCTCTCCTATGTCGGCGGTTCGTCGTTCGTGTTCATGACGCTGCACGGCGCCTCGCCGCTGCTCTACAGCGCGATCTTCGCGAGCAATGCCGTCGCCATCATCGGCGGCGCCCAGTTCAACGGCTTCCTGATCCGCCGCTTCGGCTCCAAGGCGCTCATCAGCGTGGCGCTCATGGTCTTTCTCGCCGCGGCGCTCGCCCTCTATCTCGTCGTCGGCCTGTTCGGTGCCGGCTTATGGACGACGGTCGCCCTCATCTTCGTCACCCTCGCCGGCATGGGCCTCATCATGCCGACCGCCACGATGCTCGGCCTCGAGCCGTTCGGCGCCATGGCGGGCACGGCCGCGGCGCTCGGCGGCGCGCTCCAGTTCACCACGAGCGCGCTCGCCACCTTCCTCGTCAGCGCGCTTGCCGACGGCACCGCCCGCCCGCTCGTCGGGGTGATGGCCGCCTCGGCGATCGCCGCGGGCCTCTCCTGGCTCGCCTTCCTGAAACTCAGCACCCGCGTCGCCGCCACCAACCCGGCCTGAGTGGGCGAAGCACAGGGGCGGCGAAGGCCGCCGGTCGGTGCTGGGAACGCCGCGCGCCCTTTCGCCCCGATTCCGGCTGAAAATTCGCGTTCTCTCCCTATGATGCGGGCGTGGGATTCGGAGTGGGCCCGGCTCGGCCCGCGAACGTCGCGGTCAGCCGGTCAATTTGGCCACGAGGACGAGGAGCGGCGATGAAATCCGATGTCGTGCTCGAGATCACCCCGCAGGTCCTGCTCAAGGCCTATGCCTGCGGCATCTTTCCCATGGCGGAATCGGCGGACGATCCCGGCCTCTATTGGATCGAGCCGGAGCGGCGCGGCATCCTGCCCCTCGACGGCATGCACATCCCCCGCCGGCTCGCCCGCACCGTGCGCCAGGACGTCTTCGAGGTCCGCGTCGATCACGATTTCGCGGGGGTGATGGACGGCTGCGCCGCGCCCGCGCCCGGCCGCCGCAAGACCTGGATCAGCGGCCGCATCCGCAAGCTCTACGGCGACCTCGCCGCGCTCGGCCATTGCCATTCGGTCGAGTGCTGGCAGAACGGCGCGCTCGTCGGCGGGCTCTACGGCGTGCGGCTTGGGCGCGCCTTCTTCGGGGAGAGCATGTTCACGCGGGTGCGCGACGCCTCGAAGGTCGCGCTCGTCCACTTGGTGGCCCGGCTCGCGGCCGGCGGCTTCACGCTGCTCGACACCCAGTTCATCACCGACCACCTCGCGAGCCTCGGCGCGATCGAGGTGAGCCGCCGCGATTACCAGAAGCGGCTCGATGCGGCACTCGACGGGTTCGGCGATTTCTTCGCCCTGCCGGCGACGGCGAGCGGCGCGGACGCCCTCGCCGCGCTCGGCCTCGATCAATCCTCGGGCGGCTCGGTCGCGTTCTGATCCGGCGTCGCGGTCCCGGAGGGGACCTCCGGCCGCGGCTCGGGCATCGGATACCAATCCGGCGGGCGCTTGATGACGTCGATGATCTCGCTCGCGAAACGCGAGGAATCGAAGCCCTGGGGCGGGGGAACGTCGGAGGCGACTTTGCAGTCCGTCAGCCACACGTCGTAAATCGGGTGATCGACGGCGTTGAGGCCGGGGCTCGCGGCGAACATCCAGCCGGTGAAGATGCGCTGGATCTTGTTGTCGAGGGTGATCTCGTCCACCTCGACGAAGGAATCCGTCTGCGGCGCCTCGGTCGAGGGGCGCGTATAGCAGGCCTTCGGCGTGATGCGCAGCGCGCCGAACTGCACCGTCTCGTCCATATAGACGTCGAACGAAATGATGCGCCCGGTGATCTTGTCGAGCCCGGAGAACACCGCAATGGGGTTCGAGATCTTGTCGTCCGCCTGGACGGCGGGTGCCGTGGCGCCGAGCGTGGCGCCCGCGAGCGCCACCAGGCCGATAATGCTTGACCGCACGCCGATCCGTCCTCCGCGGGGTCCCGACCGAAAACGCCGCCGTGACACCGGCCGCTCGGGATCGGATCGCTGATTATCACCCGCTTTTGGCGCTGGAAAGGCGCAAAGCCGGCGGAGCGGCGGGCGCCGCGCCCTTTTCGCGCGGCTGTGTCCGGCCGGTCGTCCCGGTGCCGCGCCGTGATCAGGGGAGCGGCGCGCGCTCGTCTTCGGCGACGTCGGCGATGAGGCGGGCGAGCGCGCGGAAATCGTCGGCGTTGCGCGAGGCGCTGCGCCAGGCGAGGCCGATGATCCGCTTCGGCTCCGGCGCCTCGAACGGCACGACCGCGATGCGCGGATCGTCGTGGACCTCGGACTTGACCGCGATCTCCGGCAGCAGCGTCACGCCGTAGCCGTTCGCCACCATCTGCATGATGGTCGACAGGCTCGTCGCGCCGAGTTCGTTGCGGATGCCGGCATTGGCACTGCGGCAGAAGGCGAGCGCCTGATCGCGCATGCAGTGGCCCTCTTCGAGGAGCAGCAGCTTCTCCCGCGAGAGGATCGCCGGATCGGCGGCGCGCAGCCGGTCGAGCGCGGGCGTCCGCCGCGCCGCGAGGAGGAAGCGGTCCTCGAACAGCGGCTCCGTCACGATCCCCGCCTCCGAGACGGGGAGCGCCAGCACCAGCGCGTCGAGCCGGCCGGCGAGCAGGTCCTCGACGATGACGCCGGTCAGCGCCTCGCGGATCTCGAGGTTGAGATCGGGATGGTCGCGGTGGATGACCGGCAGCACCGTGGGCAGCAGATAAGGCGCGATCGAGGGGATGATGCCGAGCCGCAGGCGGCCGGCGAGCAGGCTCGACCGCCGGCGC includes:
- the aat gene encoding leucyl/phenylalanyl-tRNA--protein transferase; amino-acid sequence: MKSDVVLEITPQVLLKAYACGIFPMAESADDPGLYWIEPERRGILPLDGMHIPRRLARTVRQDVFEVRVDHDFAGVMDGCAAPAPGRRKTWISGRIRKLYGDLAALGHCHSVECWQNGALVGGLYGVRLGRAFFGESMFTRVRDASKVALVHLVARLAAGGFTLLDTQFITDHLASLGAIEVSRRDYQKRLDAALDGFGDFFALPATASGADALAALGLDQSSGGSVAF
- a CDS encoding hydrogen peroxide-inducible genes activator, encoding MITLRQLRYFRALVRHRHFGKAAAECAVTQPALSQQIREMELALGAQLVERRPSGIALTDAGHEVARRGEAILEEVGALMDAVRRRSSLLAGRLRLGIIPSIAPYLLPTVLPVIHRDHPDLNLEIREALTGVIVEDLLAGRLDALVLALPVSEAGIVTEPLFEDRFLLAARRTPALDRLRAADPAILSREKLLLLEEGHCMRDQALAFCRSANAGIRNELGATSLSTIMQMVANGYGVTLLPEIAVKSEVHDDPRIAVVPFEAPEPKRIIGLAWRSASRNADDFRALARLIADVAEDERAPLP
- a CDS encoding DUF2155 domain-containing protein, with the protein product MRSSIIGLVALAGATLGATAPAVQADDKISNPIAVFSGLDKITGRIISFDVYMDETVQFGALRITPKACYTRPSTEAPQTDSFVEVDEITLDNKIQRIFTGWMFAASPGLNAVDHPIYDVWLTDCKVASDVPPPQGFDSSRFASEIIDVIKRPPDWYPMPEPRPEVPSGTATPDQNATEPPED
- a CDS encoding multidrug effflux MFS transporter gives rise to the protein MSAEFARRAVVLGLLTAVAPSAIDMYLPAFGAIAAHFQTTDAEVQLSLVTFFAALAIGQILYGPVSDAIGRKRPILFGLALFVASSIGCAFAPNIETLIALRFLQGLGGCAGTVVTVAVVRDLYSGGEAARMLSLTLLGLSLSPILAPIAGGALIAVGTWQWIFGALVAIGVLMLGFVALFLQESLPPARRNKVSVGSSLLAFARLLSSGWFMTATMTAGFTQAALLSYVGGSSFVFMTLHGASPLLYSAIFASNAVAIIGGAQFNGFLIRRFGSKALISVALMVFLAAALALYLVVGLFGAGLWTTVALIFVTLAGMGLIMPTATMLGLEPFGAMAGTAAALGGALQFTTSALATFLVSALADGTARPLVGVMAASAIAAGLSWLAFLKLSTRVAATNPA
- a CDS encoding lysophospholipid acyltransferase family protein gives rise to the protein MLKRLAGTAISMWLKTVHGTSSFKTEPVDLYAEVRDVFPLIIAMWHGDAFMAPFMKPAGREFSVMVSRHGDGDIIATTLEALGTKTIRGAGGKPKDIHRKGGAQALRQMIQTLESGSSVGMTADVPKVARRAGPGIVALARLSGRPVVPVAVATSRMIRLNTWDKMAICLPFSRGAFVVGSPIWIPREGGEAEEHRLAVEMALNKVHERAAEMVVA